The Pseudoalteromonas aliena SW19 genome includes a region encoding these proteins:
- a CDS encoding M28 family metallopeptidase: MKHLLNVALVSASTLIVQPLYAQDNENIWVTIDPIAAKHYQQTQKTVSKSRESLSMRTTELDTVNFLQVKPENIAGLSEFMHDNYHRCGGFVAHESLDEAKQYTQQLAAVQNQSALAFNYSIDNAQTTQQLINSVSPNNLTNTVNSMSNFYNRYYTAQTGIDASQWLKNYWQQLATNRSDISVEYFTHSWAQSSIIVTIPGDEKADEIVVIGGHLDSINQSNPTNGRSPGADDNASGIAVLSEVLRAIVDNNYKPQRTIHIMGFAAEEVGLRGSKAIASAYKSQGKNVVGMVQFDMTGNNGSNEDIVMMTDYTTNAQNQFLGQLIDTYLPSISYGFDQCGYGCSDHASWYQQGFTASMPFESKMADINRLIHTVNDTNFDADHASKFAKLAVSYASEMAKNAGDVVPPIDNELQNGVAVSGITENAKAERVYTLKVPSNATNLNFATSGGTGDADLYVKFNSAPTLTSFDCKSTTSSSNERCEISNAQTGVYYVMVQAWDAITNVSLTGSYNEGSGLEPINRVENNVSVTANNWARYTQDLDAGYSALTVNMSGGSGDADLYLNFASPSTESVYQCRPFKNGNTETCRIDNPQAGTWYIDLKGYSSASGITLSINAQ, encoded by the coding sequence ATGAAACATTTACTAAATGTCGCGTTAGTTAGCGCCAGTACCTTAATTGTTCAACCACTGTATGCACAAGACAACGAAAATATTTGGGTGACAATAGATCCTATTGCAGCAAAACATTACCAGCAGACTCAAAAAACAGTAAGCAAATCACGTGAATCATTAAGTATGCGTACAACTGAATTAGATACGGTTAACTTTTTGCAGGTAAAGCCCGAAAATATAGCAGGCCTGAGTGAATTTATGCATGATAATTACCACCGGTGCGGTGGTTTTGTAGCGCATGAATCGCTTGATGAAGCTAAGCAATACACGCAGCAACTAGCTGCTGTTCAAAATCAAAGTGCTTTGGCTTTTAACTATAGTATTGATAACGCGCAAACAACACAGCAACTAATAAATAGTGTCAGCCCAAATAATTTAACAAATACTGTTAATTCAATGAGCAACTTCTACAACCGCTACTATACAGCTCAAACAGGAATAGATGCATCACAATGGCTAAAAAACTATTGGCAACAATTAGCCACAAATCGCAGTGATATTAGCGTTGAATACTTTACACATAGTTGGGCGCAATCTTCAATTATAGTCACAATACCTGGGGATGAAAAAGCGGATGAGATTGTTGTTATAGGTGGACATTTAGATTCGATTAACCAATCAAATCCAACAAATGGACGCTCTCCAGGTGCGGATGATAATGCCTCAGGTATTGCTGTATTATCAGAAGTGCTAAGAGCAATTGTCGATAATAACTACAAGCCACAAAGAACAATTCATATAATGGGGTTTGCAGCTGAAGAGGTGGGTTTAAGAGGGTCAAAGGCGATTGCCTCTGCATATAAATCACAAGGCAAAAATGTTGTAGGTATGGTGCAGTTTGATATGACGGGCAACAACGGCAGCAATGAAGACATTGTGATGATGACTGATTACACGACCAATGCTCAAAATCAATTTTTGGGTCAGCTTATTGATACTTATTTGCCTTCTATTAGCTACGGTTTTGATCAATGTGGATATGGATGTTCGGATCACGCATCTTGGTATCAACAGGGGTTTACAGCATCGATGCCATTTGAATCAAAAATGGCCGATATAAATCGATTAATTCACACTGTTAACGACACTAACTTTGACGCTGATCATGCGAGTAAATTTGCAAAATTAGCTGTGAGTTATGCATCTGAAATGGCAAAAAATGCAGGTGACGTAGTACCACCAATCGATAACGAACTACAAAATGGTGTTGCAGTGTCTGGTATCACTGAAAATGCAAAAGCGGAACGTGTGTACACATTAAAAGTACCCAGTAATGCAACTAATTTAAACTTCGCTACATCAGGTGGTACGGGGGATGCCGATTTATACGTTAAGTTTAATTCAGCTCCGACACTCACTAGTTTTGACTGTAAAAGCACAACGTCTTCAAGTAATGAGCGTTGTGAAATAAGTAATGCTCAAACGGGAGTTTATTATGTCATGGTCCAAGCATGGGATGCGATTACTAATGTTTCTCTGACTGGTAGCTATAATGAAGGTAGTGGACTTGAGCCAATCAATCGGGTAGAAAATAATGTTTCTGTAACAGCAAACAATTGGGCTCGATACACACAAGATCTTGATGCAGGATATTCAGCATTAACGGTTAATATGAGCGGCGGTAGTGGGGATGCGGATTTGTACTTAAATTTTGCAAGCCCATCAACAGAGTCTGTATATCAATGTAGACCTTTTAAAAATGGCAATACCGAAACCTGTCGTATCGATAACCCGCAAGCGGGTACATGGTACATAGATTTAAAGGGCTATAGTTCAGCAAGTGGAATTACCTTATCTATTAACGCACAATAA